The Tardibacter chloracetimidivorans region AATGCCCTCGCTGCCGCCCGTGATCAGAGCGACTTCGCCTTCTCGGTCGCGGGCAATGTCATCAGTGCTCATCTCACATCCTCCACGCTCATCCTGGTTACTGCTCAGGCCCGCCCAGGGGCCTGCCGTTGGCCGCCGCTATCGTGCCCGGAGCGGCATACCAGGATCGCAGGGCCGGCTTGACCGGCCGGCCCTGTCAAACCAGTCACTTCAGCCGATCTTGCATATGGTCGATCTCAGAACCGCGCCTCACCGGTGACGCCGAACGTTCTTGGCGGCGCAAGGTATGAAACGAGAGGGGTACCGATCAACGTGCTCGTGACGGTCGATGCGCTTATGGTCGTTTTGTCCGTAATATTGCGGACCCAGAGCGAGATACTCATCTTGTCCGACGGCCCCCTGTACTCGAGGAAAGCATTGCCTTTGGCATGGGCTGCCTGAGAGACAACGCGATTCCCGAAAGGCGTAAAGTATACCCTGCTTACGTGCTCCACCTCACCCCGCAGAGAGAGCCATCCGTTGAAGGCGTCCAGTCCAAATTCCAAGCCGGCTTTGCCTTGCAAACGAGGCGACTGGGGTAGGTAGTTCCCGGCATAGTCGATTACCGGCGCGCCTGGCAGCGTCGGGTCGGCGGTGACATAGCGCTTAAACTTCGCGTCCAGATATCCTTCGTTAAGAGTGAACTGGATGTGGTCACCTATCTTCGCCTGGACCTCAATCTCCGCTCCATAAGTGCGCGCAGATGCGGCATTCTGGGTAATGATCGTCGTCTGCTTAACGAGTGCAACCTGCAGATTCTTATAGTCATAATAAAAACCGGATGCTGCAATCCGGAGACGACGGTCAAACAGTTCCGCCTTCAATCCTACTTCGTAATTCCAAAGTGTTTCGGGCTTGAAGGCAGGCTGAACCGATCCGAGGTCAAAGCCACCGCTCTTATATCCCTTTGCTACTGTCGCATACATATTTACGTCGGGTGTAAAGCGGTAGCTGATCGTTACCTTCGGAGTAAAGGAGGTGTCGCTCAGCTTGCCCGCGTGAGTGTCATAATGGTACAAACCCGACGCCTGCGGATCAGTCAACGGTGGCAACGATGTCAGCGGATTACTGAAGTTGTAAGGATCGAACAAATCAAACTGGTTCGCGTCCTGTACAGTTTTTCTCTCCCAAGCATAACGAATGCCAAAGGTCAGGTCTAATTTGTCCGTAGCAGAATAGGTTGCCTGTCCAAACCCGGCGACCGTATCGGTCTTGGCTACACCCCCAGCCCAATACCCCTGTAGAAATCCGTTGGGCGACGATGGAAGGGTGAGCCCAAACGTCTGGGTCGCGAGATTGGTTGCTTCGGACCCGAACGGAATCTCGACACTGCCTTTGATGCGCTCGTGAAACCCGTAAACTCCGGCAACCCAGCGCAGGCGTCCAGTTTGCTTGGAGAGTTGGAACTCTTGGCTATACTGGTCCGATTTTTCGGCGATGGTGAGCATAAATGCATCGCCGGTAGATAGATTGAAAAGGTTTTCGTATTTCGTGTGCCTATATGCAGTGGTCGACTTAAAAGAAATCTCCCCGAAGTCGTAGGTCGAGGTAAGTCCGGCTCCCCAGAAGTCCCGGCGGTTGTAAGGGTCGCGTTGAGAGCTAATATCTCTGATATCTGC contains the following coding sequences:
- a CDS encoding TonB-dependent receptor, which encodes MNNIVPVEVVRYLLLASAAMGATGAFAQTNSPTPGDKQPEGLEEILVTAQRVSERLSRIPVAVTAVSGSDLAKQRITDVQSLTGSVPNLNFGSYGGTARIAIRGVGFDSINTGAEGRVAYYVDNVYYSRPATAASGFFDVSRIEVLRGPQGTLYGRNATGGALNVITADPTEDLSGYFRQTIGNYSLFTEEAALSGPIADVVQARLAAQITNRDGYGKNLLTGRKIDNASTQSVRGKLKILPDGPLTFLVAVDYHHEKDRNFAAHRGGQAFPMFTEFVTLLPVTSHGAPVPADIRDISSQRDPYNRRDFWGAGLTSTYDFGEISFKSTTAYRHTKYENLFNLSTGDAFMLTIAEKSDQYSQEFQLSKQTGRLRWVAGVYGFHERIKGSVEIPFGSEATNLATQTFGLTLPSSPNGFLQGYWAGGVAKTDTVAGFGQATYSATDKLDLTFGIRYAWERKTVQDANQFDLFDPYNFSNPLTSLPPLTDPQASGLYHYDTHAGKLSDTSFTPKVTISYRFTPDVNMYATVAKGYKSGGFDLGSVQPAFKPETLWNYEVGLKAELFDRRLRIAASGFYYDYKNLQVALVKQTTIITQNAASARTYGAEIEVQAKIGDHIQFTLNEGYLDAKFKRYVTADPTLPGAPVIDYAGNYLPQSPRLQGKAGLEFGLDAFNGWLSLRGEVEHVSRVYFTPFGNRVVSQAAHAKGNAFLEYRGPSDKMSISLWVRNITDKTTISASTVTSTLIGTPLVSYLAPPRTFGVTGEARF